One genomic window of Corynebacterium diphtheriae includes the following:
- a CDS encoding Panacea domain-containing protein gives MISIHDVAARVLELHPSCDKMKLYKLCYFSQGWHLAWTGRPLFNEELQAWKYGAVSPTLRQASELRADDDRRVTQIWSGDSSQLTDYERSVVDTVVSFYGDLGSFHLSDLSHGFAWSTVRGDLPPDASCSDVIPHSLIRREFVENAWGEAPTPNAPERLPSMALDSLEQAADDVAAENAETLRLLAFI, from the coding sequence ATGATCAGCATCCACGATGTTGCAGCGCGTGTACTTGAGCTGCACCCTTCCTGCGACAAGATGAAGCTGTACAAACTGTGTTACTTCTCCCAGGGGTGGCACTTGGCATGGACAGGTCGTCCACTATTCAACGAAGAGCTACAGGCGTGGAAGTACGGGGCCGTATCTCCTACTTTGCGTCAGGCTAGCGAGCTTCGTGCCGATGATGACCGTCGAGTGACCCAAATTTGGAGCGGGGACAGTTCTCAACTCACCGATTACGAGCGGTCAGTCGTGGACACTGTTGTTTCGTTCTATGGAGATCTTGGGTCTTTTCACCTGTCCGATTTAAGCCACGGCTTCGCCTGGTCCACCGTACGAGGCGACCTTCCTCCAGACGCCTCGTGCAGCGATGTGATCCCTCACTCTCTGATCCGTCGTGAGTTTGTCGAGAATGCTTGGGGCGAAGCTCCTACGCCAAACGCTCCTGAACGCCTGCCTTCCATGGCACTTGATTCTCTCGAGCAGGCAGCCGATGACGTTGCTGCCGAAAATGCAGAGACGCTTCGACTTCTCGCTTTCATCTAG
- the cobF gene encoding precorrin-6A synthase (deacetylating), with amino-acid sequence MRTIYVIGIGAGSPEFLTLQAISGLRHAQAIVALDKGEQKSDLLALRQKIVDTHAPGTPIYAVTDPERDRNPDNYEEEVRRWHAERAHLLASTIRERTPDDGAVAFLVWGDPSLYDSTLRIIEHMRNLEDLHADVKVIPGITAVQVLTAEHGILINRIGEAIHITTGRNLPETSAKDRRNCVVMLDGKTAWQDVATEHTYMWWGAFLGTEQQVLRKGYVHEIGAQVAELKQQLRTEHGWIMDTYLLRELD; translated from the coding sequence ATGCGCACCATTTATGTAATTGGAATTGGTGCTGGAAGCCCCGAGTTCCTGACTCTTCAGGCGATCTCGGGGCTTCGTCACGCACAAGCTATAGTAGCCCTAGATAAGGGCGAGCAGAAGTCCGATCTTCTGGCGCTTCGTCAGAAGATTGTCGATACTCATGCGCCAGGTACCCCCATTTATGCAGTTACGGATCCGGAGCGCGACCGCAATCCTGACAACTATGAGGAAGAGGTGCGCCGGTGGCATGCAGAGCGCGCCCATCTGTTGGCCTCAACGATCCGTGAGCGCACGCCCGACGACGGCGCTGTGGCGTTTTTAGTGTGGGGTGACCCTTCGCTCTACGATTCCACGCTGCGCATTATCGAGCACATGCGTAACCTCGAGGATCTCCACGCGGATGTCAAGGTGATCCCAGGTATTACCGCTGTTCAAGTTCTCACCGCTGAGCACGGTATTTTGATCAACCGTATTGGCGAGGCCATTCACATTACGACGGGCCGAAACCTCCCCGAAACATCGGCGAAGGATCGTCGCAACTGCGTGGTCATGCTGGACGGTAAAACTGCGTGGCAAGACGTTGCCACGGAGCACACCTATATGTGGTGGGGTGCGTTTTTGGGCACCGAGCAGCAAGTGCTGCGCAAGGGGTATGTCCATGAAATCGGCGCGCAGGTTGCCGAATTGAAGCAGCAGCTGCGCACCGAGCACGGGTGGATTATGGATACCTACCTGCTGCGAGAGCTCGATTAG
- a CDS encoding mycoredoxin has translation MSDNNHVTIYAADWCPFCQRLIKALNRTETPFTLIDVEADEAASEWVKSVNNGDRIVPTVKYSDGTTATNPPASDVRKKLEELAG, from the coding sequence ATGTCTGATAACAACCATGTGACCATCTACGCTGCCGACTGGTGCCCATTTTGCCAGCGCCTGATTAAGGCGCTCAACCGCACCGAAACTCCTTTTACCTTGATCGATGTTGAAGCCGACGAGGCCGCTTCTGAGTGGGTTAAGTCCGTCAACAACGGCGACCGCATCGTGCCAACCGTGAAGTACTCTGACGGCACCACTGCTACTAATCCCCCAGCTTCCGACGTTCGCAAGAAGCTAGAGGAACTAGCAGGATAG